In Nocardia sp. NBC_00403, the DNA window CAGAGCCCTGCGGTCTGAAGACGCTGAAGTTCCCAGGGATCATGAGCGGAAATGAGAGTGACGTCGTCACTGTGGTCGCGAACCAGCTCGCGCAGCCGCGCTTGCGTGCCCAGCCGAAGGTCGTGATGGACCTCGGCGGTGGTCTGTATATGGTTGAGCACCGGGTGCGGATGGGGGTCCGCTTGCAATTCGCGGTGGTAGTAGTACGCGTCACCGCAGTGCAGGATCCAGTTTTCACCTGTGCGAACGGCAATACCGGCGTGACCGGCGGTATGGCCTCCGAGCGGAACCATCAGAATTTCGCTGGAGAGCCCCTGCGCCTGCTGAGCAGTGAAGCCGAACCACTCGTCATTCGATTCTGGAGCATAGGAAACCCAATTCGGTCCGTGCGTCCAATGTCCAGGCCGATACCGAAAGCTCGGTGCTTCCGCGAAGGCTGCCTCTATCTCGGCTTTCAGGACATGAACCTGTGCGTCGGGAAAGTCGGGCAGACCGCCGCAGTGGTCGATATCGAGGTGAGTGAGAAAGATATGTCGCACGTCCTTGGCAGAGAAACCCAGCTTTTCGACTTGCCTGATGGCAGTCTCTTCTTCGGACAACACCGGCTCGGCCACCGTCACCCACGCCGTTCCCAGCACTGTGTGTGGGTTGCGGATGTCCTCGAGTCCAAGTCCGGTCTCGACTAGCACCAGACCATCCGAGTCCGTCTCGACGAGAAGGCAGTGGTTCACCGCATGAGCGGTCTCCAGGCCTTCGTACGTGGGCTCAATCATGCGCACAGAGCCACAATTGAGGTGATGAATCTTCATCTCACTCCTTTCCGTCGACGGCTCGAGCCGCGACTTCCGCAATCTCAGTACTGACTGTCAGCACCCAGGAGACGTCGTGCTTGACCCGCGCAATGAGCAGCGCGCCCTGTAACGACGAGAGAATCAGGGCCGCAAGCCGATCGGCCGCTGAGCTCGAAACCGACTGTGAGCGCAAATAGCCGGCGAGGCCGTCCAACCAACGGGTATAGACGCTGTCGCAGGCGGTCCGGATTTGCGCACTGTCAGAGGCAGCCTCCAACGCCACAGTCGCAACCGGACAGCCTTCGCGAAACCCGGAGTCCTCGAGATTGCGGGCAAGCAAATCACACATCTGGATGATCGCCGTCCGCACGTCAGGAGCGCTCGCCAGCACGGCGCGCAGGTCCTCACCCAACCGGTCGCCGGCCAACGACACCGCTTCGGATGCCAGTTGCTCCTTACCTCCGGGGAAGTGGAAGTAGAGCGAGCCCTTGGGGGCACCACTCTGCGCAAGCACCTGGTTCAGCCCGGTCGCGTTGTAACCCTGCCGCTGGAACAAGCCGGCGGCCATGTCCAGGACCCGCTGCCTAGTGTCTTTCGCCATGCGCCGATCCTAACTAGACCAGTTTACATAATCAATAGACCGGTCTCTCTATTGTGCTCGCAACGCTCATATTCATCCCGCTGTCACCAGGTCCAACGACGTCAGGAATGCGCCGATCGATGCAAGAGACAGAGCCCACCCCTCCCATCCGGAGTTGTTACCACCGGTGCGGCCGTCATGCCGCCCGTCCGAGCTCAGTGCGCAACCGCGCCAAAACAAGACAGCCCCGAGGTCACCCGCGAACCACCGTGCCGGTTGGTCGGTATCACGACGTACAGGTGACCCCGGTCTCACACGCACCGAATTACGTACCTTCTGATCCGTGTCGGCGCTCGAATCAACAGCGAGCCGTCGCAGGCGTTGGCCGCGGGTCGCTCAGGCCGACAAACGGGCATCACTGGGCTAACCAGCGCGATCACAAAATGCGAGTCGTCCTGCAACGGTCGACTATTTGCCTTCGGCAACCTTCGCTCGACGCCGCGCTCGTTGCTTCCGGATCGCCGTGAACCGGTTCTCGAGCCCGTCGACAAAGGCGGTCAGCACCAAGTCGAAACTCTCCGCGTCGATTTCATCGGCTTTGGCTCGCAGCAGGTGCGCTTGCTCCAGGTGTGGGTAGCGGTCCCGATACACCTGCACATCATCGACGAAACCGCGAGAGAACGAGCCGATCGTCGAGCCCATCACTACATACCTGGTGGCAGCTCCGATCATGGTCGCCTGCCGCGGCGGCCATCCAGCTCGCACCAGGCCGCCGTGCACTGCGTCGGCAGCACGCAGGTTCTCCTCGCGCCGACCCGGACCGGAGGCCAGGTAAGGGACGAAGTTCGGATGCGCGACCAACGCCGCCCGGTACGAACGCGCCCATGACTCCAGCGCCGCCCGCCAGTCGTCGCCCTCGAACGCCGAGGTATCGACGCGGCTCATGATGCCACGAGCGACATCATCGAGCAGATCGTCTTTGGTCGGATAGTGGCCGTAGAGCGAAGCCGCTTGCACTCCCAACTCGGCCGCCAGCTTGCGCATCGACAGTTCGGGCAAACCGTCGCGGTCGATCATCTCCAGCGCCGTCGCTCGGATCCGTTCCCTACTCAGCAGCGGCACTCGGGGCCTGGCCATCGCACACCTCCACCCTCGACCGCCGACATCCAACAGAACCTATCACCCAATCTTGAAAACCAAACGCCGTTAGGATAACTTGACGACATAAACCTAACACTGTTTGGTTCAGGAGTGGAGCGATGGATCTCGAACTGGGCGATACGCACAGCGAGCTGCGCAAGCTAGCCAGGTCGTGGGTAGACAAGGAAGTCGTCCCCCACGCCACGGAATGGGACCGAGCCGAGGCGGTCGACCCCGCCATCGTCGGCAGGCTCGGCGCCATGGGATTCCTCGGCATCGGAGTCTCCGAGGAGTTCGGCGGATCCGACGGTGACGCGCTGGCGTACTGCGTGCTGCTGGAAGAGCTGGGACGCGGCGACTCCGCCGTACGCGGCATCGTGTCGGTGTCGCTCGGCCTGGTCGCCAAGTCCATCGCGACGTACGGCACCAGGGAGCAAAAGCAGCGCTTCCTGCCGCGGCTCTGCGCCGGCGAAGCATTGGGTTGCTTCGCCCTGACCGAGCCTGGTACGGGCTCCGATGCCGCGAACCTGACCACCAAAGCCGTGCGCGACGGCAACGACTGGGTGCTGTCTGGCTCGAAGATGTTCATCACCAACGGAACTCGCGCCGACGTAGCACTGGTCTTCGGACGCACCGGCGGACCAGGGCCCAAGGACGTCACAGCCTTCCTGGTGCCCA includes these proteins:
- a CDS encoding TetR/AcrR family transcriptional regulator, translating into MARPRVPLLSRERIRATALEMIDRDGLPELSMRKLAAELGVQAASLYGHYPTKDDLLDDVARGIMSRVDTSAFEGDDWRAALESWARSYRAALVAHPNFVPYLASGPGRREENLRAADAVHGGLVRAGWPPRQATMIGAATRYVVMGSTIGSFSRGFVDDVQVYRDRYPHLEQAHLLRAKADEIDAESFDLVLTAFVDGLENRFTAIRKQRARRRAKVAEGK
- a CDS encoding MBL fold metallo-hydrolase, with the protein product MKIHHLNCGSVRMIEPTYEGLETAHAVNHCLLVETDSDGLVLVETGLGLEDIRNPHTVLGTAWVTVAEPVLSEEETAIRQVEKLGFSAKDVRHIFLTHLDIDHCGGLPDFPDAQVHVLKAEIEAAFAEAPSFRYRPGHWTHGPNWVSYAPESNDEWFGFTAQQAQGLSSEILMVPLGGHTAGHAGIAVRTGENWILHCGDAYYYHRELQADPHPHPVLNHIQTTAEVHHDLRLGTQARLRELVRDHSDDVTLISAHDPWELQRLQTAGL
- a CDS encoding TetR/AcrR family transcriptional regulator, whose product is MAKDTRQRVLDMAAGLFQRQGYNATGLNQVLAQSGAPKGSLYFHFPGGKEQLASEAVSLAGDRLGEDLRAVLASAPDVRTAIIQMCDLLARNLEDSGFREGCPVATVALEAASDSAQIRTACDSVYTRWLDGLAGYLRSQSVSSSAADRLAALILSSLQGALLIARVKHDVSWVLTVSTEIAEVAARAVDGKE